TCTTCAAGTGTTGATCAAGTGGTCTACTGTTCCAGCATTTGCAGGCACCTGGGTGGATTATCAGGTGCTCAAGTCTCGCTATCTAGAAGCACAAGCCTGGGGACCAGCTGGTTCTCAATGAGAGGGCGATGTTAGTATTGACGATACTGTGACTAGGTTAAATAACCCGGAAGGCGTAAACTAAAAGACAAGGCGCCAATTGAGGAAGGCGGGAAAATCAAATAGAGGTGTGGGCTTCAAGTGGTTTTGCAGTGTGTTAGGCCATGAGCTAGAAAGTGGGTTATGTTGATGTGAGTCGAGGCACACACCGTTATAAGCCAGATATCGTGTAAGTGAGAATCATCAATGAAATGAAATTAGTCTAAGCCTCTTTCTTGCTCGTGTCGCCCTTTACCTTCTAGCTTTCAACCTCCCCAACCCTAATTTGAATTTTTCACCGAAAATTTGTCCCAAATCCATCGATGCGGCGGCAAGGATGTGACAGTACCGCACATGTCGATTAATAACTACTATCTCGCTTAGGAATGAAAGCAAACAAAGCAAATCCCAATGAGTATGAACTTTGAACTTGACCCAAAACATGCTACCGTTTCCAAATCACTGTCACAGGGGGAATGGGCAGGATGAGATCCATGGGTAAATCGAGGCGGAGGTTCCCCCGGAGTACCGAACTGGCCATAGTACTACGGCTTCGTTCCCCCACGAGCCACGAGTAGCGCAATCTTCGTGGTCTGGTCTTCCAAGTCAAGTTCACCACCCTTTCCACCACCGTCTTCCTCCCCACGCTGAATATAAatacctccgcctcctccggtccTCCCCTCTACGCCTCACCAAACCCAAAACGACCGCCTCGTCGATCCCACATTCCACCTTCCCTCCCGTTTCCGCCCGCAAATTGCCTCCTCCACCCAAACCCTAGGCCTCAAGCCCACCGCCACGCCCCCCCTCCCGCTCCCGCTCTGCGGCAATCCCGCGAACACCTCGCGCGCATCTCCCCGCGTTTCCACGGCCAGCCGGGCAACTTCTCCGAGCGCCCTGGCGATGGCGAACcacggggccgcggaggccgcctcCATTCGCAACGAGGCCCGGGAGGTTCTAAGCCTCTACTCCgacggcgagcacgaggctgcGCTGGCCCGCGCCGTAGTGCTCGCCGCCGTGCACCCGGGCTCCGCGGTCGCTCTCAACCTCGCCGGATTGATCCACCGCCACGCCGCCCTCGTGGCGCGGAACGACAGGGGCGCCCACGGCGACGACGAAGACGGCGACGAGAACGCGTCCGCGCTGGAGAAGTACCACCGCCACGCCGCCCTCGACGCCTTCTCCGCCGCTGCGCGTCTCGCCCCCAACTGCGTCGTCACCAACGCCGACCACGCCGTGGCGCTCGTCCACTGCCGTCGCTTCGAGGACGCGCAGAAGGAGTTTCTCCGCATGCTCGACACGGTCGCGAACAACGACCAAGCCGACCCGGCGCTGTACAGCGTGGTGTACGACATGAGCGGGGACTCGAGCATGAAGGGGAGAAAGCGCGACGCCGTGAAGAGCGCCAGCATCGCCATGGAGCGCTTCGCGGAAAAAATCAACCACAGGATTCTGCCATTGGAGGCCGCCAAGTTGCTGGACGCCAGCAATCTCGGCGGGCCTGCCGCCGATGAAGCGCGAGAGCGTGCAAAGCTTCTCGCCGAGACCTACCCCTACTCGCCGCGCGCCCAGCTACTCCGCGCGTACATCGACTTGGCACCAGTCCGTGCCCTCGATCCGGCAATGGACAAGAAGCAGCTTCTGCGCCGCGCGCTCACCACCGTGTCTCAAGCGGCAGTAAACTTCGACCTCTCGCTCATGGTTGCCTTGTTCCACGCCAAGCTCTTGTTCGTCCTGGATAACTTTGATGCTGCGGAGCGAGAGTGCCGCCGGGCACTTCGCATGGAGACGCCGAATGACCCCAATTGGGATGACATACCTCCCATGGCTGCTCTTGGGGCAGATTCTGATGCCAGAGTATCTTATGTCAAGAAGCAGCTCCGTGTCTTGCTCAAGCAGATCATAGTTGTGGCTGCACTATACTGGTCCTCTATGAAGAATGCACTGCAGGGCCAACGCGTCGTATCAGTGACGGTTGACACGCTGCATGCGCACTATGATGGAATCGACAAGTCGGCAGCAAAGACCATATCTGATGCAACGCGCTTTCTCAAGAATCAGGAGTCATGGAGtttctggatttgcctcaattcccgTTGTGATGGCAAGAAGTTTTCGGACACTAGTTCGCTCTGGCAACACACGTGCAGCAAGCACCGAGATGAGCTCTGGGGGAAGCTGCAGTCACTTATAGATCCAGAGTATTGGGAAAATACATCACAGGATGATCACTCGTTGGTTGGGATAACTCTCAGCCGCCAGTCTGACACCTTTCTTTTACCAAGGGTGCAGGATATGTTTGAATCCTTGCTGCTTTCACCATCTGTTGGAATACAGGCAGAGCCCTTCGCTGAAATGCGACAAAGGAAATGCAGAGAAGGATCTGAGATCCTTGGGAGCATCAGGGAGAAGCTGAGGTTGTTGCCTAAAGATACACTTAGCACTGAGGTCTAGCACTTCTACATATGGCATGGTTTCAATTTAGCATTCTTCCTTAGTTCACTGTTCTGCTGATAGTGAGGTTTATCAGACTAATGATTGGCTTGCTTGTTGATTGCAGTTTCAGGAGTGCTGTTCTGGAATAGAGAAATTGTGGCTAAAGTTTCTTGAAGTTACTGTTGTGGACTATCGTGAAATCATTCTTCCCCTTGCGAGATCATACCAATGGGTCTGTTAACATCTGCAGTGATTAGTTTTTATAGTTATATATGCCCATTTGTTGGCTCAACTGCCCATATTGTGTGCTAACTGATAACCATCTTTGCAGATAGAATTGAAGAAACGGATTCCTTTTTATCTAAATCATCCTGGTACCAGGCGTATTGAATTTGCTGATGCCAATATTGATATTATATGCGGTAAAATTCCTGCTGCCCAATGAATTTGTGTTAACTCATGTCACATTGACTTTTCCAGGAGCTTTTTGTTCTTCTGCTGTCATAGCAAATAATTAAGTTATATCTCAGCGATCTAAACCTGGCATTGCCCTAGTCTGCTTGTTCTATGCCTCCTTGATTCAGAGGAATTTCCATGTAGTTTATTAGTATTTCCATCCTTAGGAATTTTGAGtactgctccctccgttccaaaataagtgtcttaactttgtactaactttaatacaaacttgtactaaggttgagacacttattttgggacggatggagcACTATATTAGAGGGTTTTTTACAGTGTAATATTCTATTAGAAGTTATCTGGTATGTAGGATTTGAATCCTTAGGATGTGCTCTTTTCCTATAGGCCACTTTGCGCTCAGTTCCAAAGGAAAATTTCCATTCAGTCTAACCTCTTGGAAAATACTTTTTTAAATTAGCAAATATGTTGTTGCATGCTCTCAGTTTTACAATATAAAATATGCTCTGTTATGTCACTAATACTTCTTACAATTTCATAATACAGGAACTTCTGGCCAATCTGTCAAGGAAATGGCAAGCACCTCCAGTTCTCAACAAAGCCTTACTGTTTCCAACAAGAACAATGCTGATAAAGAATTGTCTATCTTGAGTGTAATCATACAGGTAAGAGACACTCGCATCTGGTCATGTGATCTTTTAACAACCAGCCTATAATTTCCTATGTATGTCTTCCTGTCATTGGGCAATCTGAAAAACCAACCTATAATTTCCTTTGTATGTGTGCAGTCATTGTGCAATCTGAGGCATTTCAGAGATAAACTTCTGATGGGGCCACTTGTATGGATCCCGTCAGTTGAAAATCCCTGCATTGCACAGCAATTTTATGAAATCTTCTCTTCTTGGGAGAAAAACGACCACCACTTAACCGATGTTGTACTGACTTGCATGAAGACTCTTCTCTGCAGAGTTGTTGATTACAGCACTTTTTATGAAAAGGTTAGACCTTAATCACCATTGCTTATATTTGCAAGACCTTTTAAACAAAAATTAATTGAAGTTAGATTACAAACGTGAAAGCAGAGTATGTAAACCAGTTCGGTGCTGATGCTACcttcaatttattttatttgcatgTGTCCATTTCTTACTTTGTGGTCATTTTGGAGGTCTGCAACTGTTTTGAACAAAACATAGATGTGGTATCTTACACTTCACAGAGGGAAACAGTCCTAGTTCATACCAGAATTAACTTCTTTTTTCTTGTTATTTACTGTAATTTATGCATGCTGAATATTGATACCAAGTATATGCACTAGAATGGGCGAATTTAGGTACTccctaaagaaatataagagcgtttcgtaaagaaatataagagcatttagataacgctcttatatttctttacggagggagtatgttgttaTTATAAGCTCTGTTGTGTTTTGCATCGCTGTTGTGTTTCTTTTACGTTGTGTGTAAAGTATTGACCTAAAAACAGCTGCATTCTGCG
This window of the Triticum aestivum cultivar Chinese Spring chromosome 5D, IWGSC CS RefSeq v2.1, whole genome shotgun sequence genome carries:
- the LOC123119682 gene encoding uncharacterized protein, which gives rise to MANHGAAEAASIRNEAREVLSLYSDGEHEAALARAVVLAAVHPGSAVALNLAGLIHRHAALVARNDRGAHGDDEDGDENASALEKYHRHAALDAFSAAARLAPNCVVTNADHAVALVHCRRFEDAQKEFLRMLDTVANNDQADPALYSVVYDMSGDSSMKGRKRDAVKSASIAMERFAEKINHRILPLEAAKLLDASNLGGPAADEARERAKLLAETYPYSPRAQLLRAYIDLAPVRALDPAMDKKQLLRRALTTVSQAAVNFDLSLMVALFHAKLLFVLDNFDAAERECRRALRMETPNDPNWDDIPPMAALGADSDARVSYVKKQLRVLLKQIIVVAALYWSSMKNALQGQRVVSVTVDTLHAHYDGIDKSAAKTISDATRFLKNQESWSFWICLNSRCDGKKFSDTSSLWQHTCSKHRDELWGKLQSLIDPEYWENTSQDDHSLVGITLSRQSDTFLLPRVQDMFESLLLSPSVGIQAEPFAEMRQRKCREGSEILGSIREKLRLLPKDTLSTEFQECCSGIEKLWLKFLEVTVVDYREIILPLARSYQWIELKKRIPFYLNHPGTRRIEFADANIDIICGTSGQSVKEMASTSSSQQSLTVSNKNNADKELSILSVIIQSLCNLRHFRDKLLMGPLVWIPSVENPCIAQQFYEIFSSWEKNDHHLTDVVLTCMKTLLCRVVDYSTFYEKVGKTFASEIVSTILIELHMSETCSRFRENKETKRHVVNSVTCGDCICPTHYLFGIKFDAQISCRCGKSSGEYLYTTLFHKLDVGSPQTAKIKSFAELLVLLDEQFREDNKCDHCGSLQNIDLFLSNTPHFFTIVLNWLGGSESQDALSEVLAGITSPLDTEFFCRSAHSAAMYAVTSMICYADDLYVCFARDEDKWVIYGFETVEREDSWEHLLERFKDCKLQPEVLFFEVIK